One segment of Clostridium ljungdahlii DSM 13528 DNA contains the following:
- a CDS encoding MarR family winged helix-turn-helix transcriptional regulator: MNKGINVINELLVDLFNDILVIEQKSLQYATFKDLSVTEVHTIEAIGMDKPKRMKDVACQLDITMGTLTTAINRLERKQYVTRTRSKEDRRIVYIQLTQEGKLAFRVHHKFHSNMVEEIVGELTEEEEGVLIKSLEKLNNFFRSKYNLKIGSKEKNNE, encoded by the coding sequence GTGAACAAAGGTATAAATGTTATAAATGAATTGTTAGTAGATCTTTTTAACGATATTTTAGTAATAGAACAAAAATCCCTTCAATATGCAACATTTAAAGATTTATCTGTTACGGAGGTACACACTATAGAAGCTATAGGTATGGATAAACCGAAGAGAATGAAAGATGTTGCTTGTCAACTAGATATAACTATGGGGACCTTAACTACGGCCATAAATCGTTTAGAAAGAAAGCAATATGTTACACGAACAAGGAGTAAAGAAGATAGAAGAATTGTATACATACAGTTGACCCAAGAAGGAAAACTTGCCTTTAGAGTTCACCATAAGTTTCATTCTAATATGGTTGAAGAAATCGTAGGAGAGTTAACGGAAGAAGAAGAAGGGGTTTTAATTAAATCATTGGAGAAACTCAATAATTTCTTCAGATCAAAGTATAATCTAAAAATTGGATCAAAGGAGAAGAATAATGAATAA
- a CDS encoding beta-ketoacyl-ACP synthase III, with product MNKVEITGTGSYVPPKIVDNNDLSLIVDTSDEWITSRTGIKERRISQGEDTSDMATKAAIEAIKDAKISVEDIELIVLATVTPDSFMPSTACIVQKNIKAVNATCFDVSAACSGFAYAMDIAVQFIRAGRFKNVLVIGADTFSKILDWKDRSTCILFGDGASAAFLQSGEEDQILSTYTGSDGNKGDSLTCPAVAVNNPYVDGVISPIKSVVGMEGREIFKFGVKVLEKSVKALLQQANCTLEEIKYIIPHQANYRIIECAAKKLGIGMDRFYINLDAYGNTSAASIGIALDEVRKKNLVKKGDKILIVGFGGGLTYGGFILKINS from the coding sequence ATGAATAAAGTAGAAATTACAGGTACAGGAAGCTATGTTCCTCCCAAGATTGTGGATAATAATGATCTGTCTCTCATAGTAGATACCAGTGATGAATGGATAACAAGCAGAACAGGGATAAAGGAGAGAAGGATATCTCAAGGAGAAGATACCTCAGATATGGCAACAAAAGCAGCTATAGAGGCAATTAAAGATGCTAAAATAAGTGTAGAAGATATTGAACTTATAGTGCTTGCAACTGTTACTCCAGACAGCTTTATGCCTTCTACTGCCTGTATAGTTCAGAAAAATATAAAGGCAGTAAATGCTACATGCTTTGATGTATCGGCAGCTTGTTCAGGTTTTGCATATGCAATGGATATTGCAGTTCAATTTATAAGGGCTGGAAGGTTTAAAAATGTTCTTGTCATAGGAGCAGATACATTTTCTAAAATACTTGATTGGAAAGATAGAAGCACTTGTATATTGTTTGGTGATGGTGCGTCAGCTGCATTTTTGCAAAGTGGAGAAGAAGATCAGATACTTTCAACTTATACTGGATCAGATGGAAATAAGGGAGATTCATTAACATGTCCTGCAGTAGCTGTAAACAATCCTTATGTTGATGGTGTTATAAGCCCTATTAAGAGTGTAGTTGGAATGGAAGGAAGAGAAATATTTAAATTTGGAGTAAAAGTTTTAGAAAAATCAGTTAAAGCCCTGCTTCAACAGGCTAATTGTACTTTAGAAGAAATTAAATATATAATTCCTCATCAGGCAAATTATAGGATAATAGAATGTGCAGCAAAAAAACTTGGAATAGGTATGGATAGGTTTTACATCAATTTAGATGCTTATGGCAATACCTCTGCTGCAAGTATAGGAATAGCTCTAGATGAAGTTCGCAAAAAAAACTTAGTTAAAAAAGGGGATAAAATACTTATTGTAGGTTTTGGAGGAGGATTAACCTATGGAGGATTTATATTAAAGATAAATTCATGA
- the fabD gene encoding ACP S-malonyltransferase, with translation MGKIAFLFSGQGAQYVGMGKDLFENIDVCKNVFKDADEVLDFSISNMCFEGPEEDLNKTENTQPAILTTSIAALRALEGFGIKPDIAAGLSLGEYSALVCSGVMEFKEAVSLVKKRGKYMQEAVPEGIGTMAAILGLDYVKVEKICADSSSFGIVETSNMNCPGQVVIGGEIEAVKAACKLAKERGARRAIELSVSGPFHTSMLKPAAEKLEGELNKLSLKEFSIPVVTNVTGEVIEKLDNVKPYLKRQVMSTVLFEKSINTMIEAGADTFVEIGPGKVLSGFVRKIDRKALILNVQDIKSLNSTVEELKNR, from the coding sequence ATGGGTAAAATAGCTTTCTTATTTTCAGGACAGGGAGCCCAGTACGTAGGTATGGGAAAAGACCTTTTTGAAAATATAGATGTATGTAAAAATGTGTTTAAAGATGCGGATGAGGTATTGGATTTTTCAATAAGTAATATGTGTTTTGAAGGTCCGGAAGAAGATTTAAACAAAACTGAAAATACCCAACCTGCAATTTTAACTACAAGTATAGCAGCTTTAAGAGCATTGGAGGGCTTTGGAATTAAGCCTGATATAGCAGCAGGTTTAAGTCTTGGTGAATATTCAGCTCTTGTATGCAGTGGTGTTATGGAATTTAAAGAAGCAGTTTCCCTAGTTAAAAAGAGAGGAAAGTATATGCAGGAGGCAGTGCCTGAAGGTATTGGTACAATGGCCGCAATACTAGGATTAGATTATGTAAAAGTGGAAAAAATATGTGCAGATAGTTCTTCTTTTGGTATAGTGGAAACTTCAAATATGAACTGTCCGGGTCAGGTAGTAATTGGAGGAGAAATAGAAGCTGTAAAAGCTGCTTGTAAGCTAGCAAAAGAGCGGGGGGCTCGCAGAGCTATAGAGCTTTCAGTTAGCGGACCTTTTCATACTTCTATGTTGAAGCCGGCAGCAGAAAAGTTAGAAGGAGAATTAAATAAATTATCCCTTAAGGAGTTTTCAATTCCAGTTGTAACAAATGTTACAGGGGAGGTAATTGAAAAACTAGATAATGTGAAACCTTATTTGAAAAGGCAGGTTATGAGTACTGTACTCTTTGAAAAAAGTATAAATACTATGATTGAAGCAGGGGCAGATACTTTTGTAGAAATAGGACCTGGAAAGGTTTTGAGTGGATTTGTAAGAAAAATAGACAGAAAAGCCCTTATATTAAATGTTCAGGATATTAAATCATTAAATTCTACTGTGGAAGAATTAAAAAATAGATAG
- a CDS encoding NAD(P)H-dependent flavin oxidoreductase — translation MKLPPLIIGDLKAKIPIIQGGMGVGISLHNLAQAVANEGGIGIISTVQIGYREPDFEANPTEANLRALRKEIQKAKELSPKGIIGANIMVAINDYNDMVKTCIEEKADIIISGAGLPLNLPKLVEGSSIKIAPIVSSGKAASLIIRHWLKKYSRLPDLVVVEGPKAGGHLGFHLEQLQEGKECLEDIVCEVIKVVKYFREKYNKNIPVAAGGGIYTGADIAKFFKLGVDAVQMGTRFVATEECDASINFKKAYIDSEKEDIKIIKSPVGLPGRALRNKLIRQAEEGRIAPKRCYNCLKKCNPKETPYCISRALINAVKGNIDEGLIFVGSNAYRVNKIVKVKELMKELVLEAESI, via the coding sequence ATGAAATTACCTCCATTAATCATAGGAGATCTAAAAGCTAAAATACCTATTATACAAGGTGGAATGGGCGTAGGAATTTCCCTACATAATTTAGCACAGGCAGTAGCAAATGAAGGTGGCATAGGTATAATTTCTACAGTGCAGATAGGATATAGAGAACCTGATTTTGAAGCTAACCCAACGGAGGCTAACCTTAGAGCATTGAGAAAGGAAATACAAAAAGCTAAAGAATTAAGTCCTAAAGGTATAATTGGAGCAAATATTATGGTGGCTATAAATGATTATAATGATATGGTAAAGACTTGTATCGAGGAAAAAGCTGATATTATAATATCCGGAGCAGGACTTCCACTTAATCTACCTAAGCTTGTTGAGGGAAGCAGCATAAAGATAGCACCTATAGTTTCTTCAGGAAAGGCAGCTTCTCTTATAATTAGACACTGGTTGAAAAAATATTCTAGACTTCCGGATTTAGTTGTAGTAGAAGGACCTAAAGCTGGGGGACATTTGGGATTTCATTTAGAACAATTGCAAGAGGGAAAAGAATGTTTAGAAGATATAGTATGTGAAGTAATCAAAGTAGTTAAATATTTTAGAGAAAAATATAATAAAAATATTCCTGTAGCAGCAGGTGGTGGAATATATACAGGAGCGGATATTGCAAAATTCTTCAAGTTGGGTGTAGATGCAGTACAGATGGGAACACGTTTTGTGGCAACTGAAGAATGTGATGCTAGCATAAACTTTAAAAAGGCATACATAGATTCAGAAAAAGAGGATATAAAAATAATAAAAAGTCCTGTAGGGCTTCCTGGAAGAGCTTTAAGAAATAAGCTTATAAGGCAAGCTGAAGAAGGGAGAATTGCGCCTAAAAGGTGTTACAATTGTTTGAAAAAGTGTAATCCTAAGGAAACTCCTTATTGTATATCTAGAGCACTGATCAATGCTGTTAAAGGAAATATAGATGAAGGGCTTATTTTTGTTGGAAGTAATGCTTATAGGGTAAACAAAATTGTAAAGGTTAAGGAACTTATGAAAGAGTTAGTTTTAGAGGCAGAAAGTATTTGA
- a CDS encoding CoA-binding protein encodes MEAANFLYYKNWVVVGDVSNEEKYAFKILSSLKGAMYNAEGVNPRDASGKVYKSLSEIPFKVDVLDLCINPKTGIDIVKKAFEIGIDKILIQPGAESEEILNFCSNNGISAVKGCALVELTKKHKA; translated from the coding sequence ATGGAAGCTGCTAATTTTCTATACTATAAGAACTGGGTAGTAGTTGGTGATGTGTCTAATGAAGAAAAATATGCTTTTAAAATATTAAGTTCTCTTAAGGGTGCAATGTATAATGCAGAGGGAGTGAATCCTAGAGATGCTAGCGGAAAGGTATACAAATCTTTAAGTGAAATACCTTTTAAAGTAGATGTACTTGATTTATGCATAAATCCTAAAACTGGTATTGATATAGTTAAAAAGGCTTTTGAGATTGGTATAGACAAAATATTAATACAGCCAGGTGCAGAAAGTGAGGAAATATTAAATTTCTGCAGTAATAATGGAATTTCTGCAGTAAAAGGATGCGCACTTGTAGAACTTACGAAAAAACATAAAGCTTAG
- a CDS encoding ATP-binding protein, whose product MIKSYHSNIMKIYEKIRDDDKKALGLRKEEIKKNLPEVLNIQNQIGRLSLKLSINILNNVSNKDIYLKELHQKISDLRIKKAHILTSNNYPVNYLDMSYKCDKCKDTGFIGNKKCNCYKQKLIKLYYSNSDFKNMLVKNNFDNFNFQLYSSTKSEGNPTSPRKNIEIIASTSWKYIENFSNCSENLLFYGSAGTGKTFLSNCIAKELIDRGFLVIYRTSESLIKDLKDIRFNNSIELEDILMNCDLLIIDDLGSEQITDFSKTELFNLLNKKLLKQSKMLVSTNYDLEEILKCYSERISSRLLGEFTLYKFFGEDIRIKQNIQNKNFK is encoded by the coding sequence ATGATTAAAAGCTATCACTCTAATATAATGAAGATATATGAAAAAATAAGAGACGATGATAAAAAGGCTTTAGGCTTACGGAAGGAAGAAATTAAAAAAAACCTACCTGAAGTATTAAACATACAAAATCAAATAGGTAGACTTTCCTTAAAATTATCAATAAATATATTAAACAATGTTTCAAACAAGGATATTTACTTAAAGGAGCTTCACCAAAAAATTTCAGATTTAAGGATAAAAAAAGCTCATATTTTAACATCTAATAATTATCCTGTAAATTATTTAGATATGTCCTATAAATGTGATAAATGCAAAGATACTGGATTCATTGGGAACAAAAAATGCAACTGTTACAAACAAAAACTTATTAAACTTTACTATAGCAATTCTGACTTCAAAAATATGTTAGTTAAGAATAACTTCGATAACTTTAACTTTCAACTATATTCCTCCACCAAAAGTGAGGGAAATCCTACAAGCCCTAGAAAAAATATAGAAATAATAGCATCTACATCGTGGAAATACATAGAAAATTTTTCTAACTGCAGCGAGAATTTATTATTTTATGGATCTGCCGGAACTGGAAAGACCTTCTTATCAAATTGTATAGCAAAAGAATTGATAGACAGAGGTTTTTTAGTAATTTATAGAACCTCTGAATCCTTGATTAAAGACCTAAAGGATATAAGGTTCAACAATAGCATAGAATTAGAAGATATTTTAATGAATTGTGATCTACTTATAATAGATGATTTAGGATCTGAACAAATAACCGATTTTTCTAAAACTGAACTATTTAACCTTTTAAATAAAAAACTATTGAAACAAAGCAAAATGCTTGTATCAACAAACTATGACTTAGAAGAAATTTTAAAATGCTATTCAGAGAGAATTTCATCTAGATTGCTTGGAGAATTTACCTTATACAAATTTTTCGGAGAGGACATAAGAATAAAACAAAATATACAAAATAAAAATTTCAAATAA
- a CDS encoding DnaD domain protein, producing the protein MSTFVFKTAEANYTPVSNVFIDKFMPKARGEFVKVYLLGLKYCKSGELGVSSQIVASALHLLETDVLNAWNYWNDENVIKMVPVDNMGNYNIEFLDLSDRDNEKEDDINLLEELNKTSIKDMLEDIEKSLGRTLSSKEMTMYISWLNDFNFSPEIILLLVQYCALKGKTNSRYIEKTAISWFDAKIKDINDAQSFIKKHEDKWIKIRKILGYLGIKDGEIMKPQEDLLSKWIQAYNFSVEIIYKACDICFQRINKADFKYIDGILTSWNKDKIKTLEDIEKKDLKKVNKSNFKNVKRITENKSSKGTFNNFKQRNYDFKDLEKKLLGWDKND; encoded by the coding sequence ATGAGTACTTTTGTATTTAAGACTGCTGAAGCTAATTATACTCCTGTAAGCAACGTTTTTATAGATAAGTTTATGCCTAAAGCCCGAGGGGAATTTGTTAAAGTATACCTGCTTGGGCTAAAATATTGCAAATCAGGTGAGTTAGGAGTTAGCTCTCAAATTGTTGCAAGTGCTTTGCATCTTTTAGAAACGGATGTTTTAAATGCTTGGAACTACTGGAATGACGAAAATGTTATTAAAATGGTACCTGTTGACAATATGGGGAATTATAACATAGAATTTTTAGATTTATCAGATAGAGACAATGAAAAAGAAGATGATATAAATTTACTTGAAGAATTAAATAAAACTTCTATTAAAGATATGCTTGAAGACATAGAAAAATCCTTGGGTAGGACCTTGTCTTCAAAAGAAATGACTATGTACATAAGCTGGTTAAATGATTTTAATTTTTCTCCAGAGATTATACTTCTTTTAGTTCAATACTGTGCTTTAAAAGGTAAAACCAACAGCAGATATATAGAAAAAACTGCAATATCTTGGTTTGACGCTAAAATAAAAGATATAAATGATGCACAGTCTTTTATAAAAAAACATGAAGATAAATGGATTAAAATAAGAAAAATTTTAGGCTATCTTGGTATAAAAGATGGGGAAATAATGAAGCCTCAAGAGGATTTACTTTCTAAATGGATTCAAGCTTATAATTTCTCAGTGGAAATTATATATAAAGCTTGTGATATATGTTTTCAAAGAATAAATAAGGCTGACTTTAAATATATTGATGGAATATTAACAAGCTGGAATAAAGATAAAATTAAGACATTAGAAGATATAGAAAAAAAGGATTTAAAGAAAGTAAATAAAAGCAATTTTAAAAATGTAAAGAGAATTACAGAAAATAAAAGTTCAAAAGGAACCTTCAACAATTTTAAACAGAGAAACTATGACTTTAAAGACTTGGAGAAAAAACTACTAGGATGGGATAAGAATGATTAA
- the fabK gene encoding enoyl-[acyl-carrier-protein] reductase FabK, producing MINSVFSNMVGIKYPIIQGAMAWIADSSLAAAVSNAGGLGIITGNAPLEWVRDEIRKAKKLTDKPFGVNIMLLSETAEAVAKMACEEKVKVVTTGAGNPGKYIDMWKENDIKVIPVVASVALAKRMERAGVDAVIAEGCESGGHVGELTTMSLVPQVVDAVSIPVIAAGGIGDGRGAAAAFMLGAQGIQLGTRFLVANECTVHANYKEKVLKAKDIDTQVTGRVTGHPVRVLRNKLVRKFQLLEKNGAPMEEYEKLGRGALARAVREGDIDNGSVMAGQIAGLVCKEQSCDEIIQEIFKETQENLKRVENMF from the coding sequence ATGATTAATTCTGTATTTTCAAATATGGTAGGAATAAAGTATCCGATTATTCAAGGAGCGATGGCTTGGATTGCAGACAGCTCACTAGCAGCTGCAGTATCAAATGCAGGAGGACTTGGAATAATTACTGGAAACGCACCACTTGAATGGGTAAGAGATGAAATACGAAAGGCCAAAAAACTTACAGATAAACCTTTTGGCGTAAATATAATGCTTTTATCAGAAACAGCTGAAGCAGTAGCTAAGATGGCATGTGAAGAAAAAGTTAAAGTTGTAACTACTGGAGCAGGAAACCCAGGAAAATACATAGATATGTGGAAGGAAAATGATATAAAGGTTATACCTGTTGTAGCATCTGTAGCATTAGCTAAAAGAATGGAAAGAGCAGGAGTGGATGCAGTTATTGCAGAAGGCTGTGAATCTGGAGGACATGTAGGAGAGCTTACTACTATGTCATTAGTACCTCAAGTAGTAGATGCTGTAAGTATCCCTGTAATTGCAGCAGGTGGTATTGGAGACGGAAGAGGTGCAGCAGCTGCTTTTATGTTGGGAGCTCAGGGAATACAGCTTGGAACTAGATTTTTAGTTGCAAATGAATGTACAGTCCATGCAAATTATAAAGAAAAAGTGTTAAAGGCAAAAGATATAGATACACAGGTTACAGGTAGGGTCACGGGCCATCCCGTTCGTGTTCTTAGAAATAAACTAGTGAGAAAATTTCAGCTGTTAGAGAAAAATGGAGCACCTATGGAAGAATATGAAAAGTTAGGAAGAGGAGCTCTTGCAAGGGCAGTTCGAGAAGGAGATATAGATAACGGTTCTGTTATGGCAGGTCAGATAGCAGGGCTTGTATGTAAAGAACAAAGCTGTGATGAGATTATTCAGGAAATATTTAAAGAAACTCAGGAGAACTTAAAAAGAGTTGAAAATATGTTTTAA
- the fabG gene encoding 3-oxoacyl-[acyl-carrier-protein] reductase encodes MDIVGKKAAVVTGGAKGIGRAIALKLAEDGFNIVVNYRSSLNSVEKVIDEIRERGSEAIAVQGDVSIFEDAKNIMKQAVDTFGRIDVLVNNAGITRDGLILRMKEEDFDKVIEVNLKGAFNCIRHVSPIMVKQRSGKIISISSVVGVTGNAGQVNYSAAKAGIIGITKSTARELASRGINVNAVAPGFIKTDMTEVLSDKVKDTTLNNIPLKKFGNAEDVANVVAFLASPSADYVTGQVINVDGGMVM; translated from the coding sequence ATGGATATTGTTGGTAAAAAGGCAGCGGTAGTTACAGGCGGAGCTAAAGGTATTGGAAGAGCCATTGCACTTAAATTGGCAGAAGACGGATTTAATATAGTAGTTAATTATAGAAGCAGCTTAAATTCAGTAGAAAAAGTAATAGATGAAATTAGGGAAAGAGGGTCTGAAGCCATTGCAGTTCAGGGTGACGTAAGTATATTTGAGGATGCAAAAAATATTATGAAGCAGGCAGTAGATACTTTCGGTAGAATAGATGTGCTCGTAAATAATGCAGGAATAACTAGAGATGGACTGATACTTAGAATGAAAGAAGAAGACTTTGATAAAGTAATAGAGGTAAATTTAAAAGGAGCCTTTAATTGTATAAGGCATGTGAGTCCTATAATGGTTAAACAAAGAAGTGGTAAAATAATAAGTATATCTTCAGTAGTAGGAGTTACAGGGAATGCTGGCCAAGTAAACTATTCTGCAGCAAAAGCTGGAATAATAGGCATTACGAAGTCTACAGCTAGAGAATTAGCATCAAGAGGAATAAATGTGAATGCTGTAGCACCTGGTTTTATAAAAACCGATATGACAGAAGTTCTTTCAGATAAAGTTAAAGATACTACATTAAATAATATACCTCTAAAAAAATTTGGAAATGCTGAAGATGTAGCAAACGTAGTAGCCTTTTTAGCATCTCCAAGTGCAGATTATGTAACAGGTCAGGTAATAAACGTAGATGGTGGAATGGTAATGTAA
- a CDS encoding pyruvate, water dikinase regulatory protein codes for MLKIYAVSDSIGETAELVAKGAASQFYSEIEVHRVPYIKSYEDVNEFINGLESKENIMVISTIVLVEVREFLVQRCVECGIPINNILGPCISMVSRILNKIPEYRPGAVWEIDSEYYKKVEAVEFAIKYDDSKDNSGIKYADVVLLGLSRTSKTPLCMYLANKGIKALNIPLMPEVPVPEELFEIDRKKIVALTIDPVHLIEVRKHRIDRYNTISNRFKYANEERVLQELEFSDKLIRRLRCKVIDVTKRAIEDTALIVMEYIGYMESKGY; via the coding sequence ATGCTTAAAATATATGCAGTTTCTGACTCTATAGGTGAGACTGCAGAACTTGTTGCTAAAGGTGCTGCTAGCCAATTTTATTCAGAGATAGAAGTACATAGGGTACCTTATATAAAGAGTTATGAGGATGTAAATGAATTTATAAATGGGTTAGAAAGCAAAGAAAATATCATGGTTATATCTACAATAGTCCTTGTAGAAGTAAGAGAATTTCTGGTTCAAAGGTGTGTAGAATGTGGTATTCCTATAAATAATATTTTAGGACCTTGTATAAGTATGGTATCAAGGATACTAAATAAAATACCTGAATATAGGCCAGGTGCTGTATGGGAAATAGATTCTGAGTATTATAAAAAGGTAGAGGCAGTAGAGTTTGCCATAAAGTATGATGATAGCAAGGATAATTCAGGAATAAAATATGCGGATGTTGTTCTTTTAGGCCTTTCTAGAACTTCTAAAACGCCACTTTGTATGTACCTTGCAAATAAGGGAATAAAAGCTTTGAACATACCGCTTATGCCGGAAGTACCTGTGCCAGAGGAGTTGTTTGAGATTGATAGAAAAAAGATTGTAGCCCTTACTATAGATCCAGTCCACTTAATCGAAGTAAGAAAACATAGAATAGATAGATACAATACTATATCTAATAGGTTTAAGTATGCAAATGAAGAAAGGGTTCTTCAGGAATTAGAATTTTCAGATAAGCTTATAAGAAGATTAAGGTGTAAGGTAATAGATGTGACAAAAAGGGCAATAGAGGATACAGCATTAATTGTAATGGAATATATAGGATACATGGAATCAAAAGGTTATTAA